One part of the Georgfuchsia toluolica genome encodes these proteins:
- a CDS encoding c-type cytochrome encodes MRSKHFLLLPLILFTGTLAQANEPAKAAQLTPKADLVKGQQIASGVCATCHNADGNSSISTNPKLAGQSAEYLYKQLKNFRSVDGKPAERPNAVMGGMVMTLATDDDMRNVAAWFASQTQKGGQAKNGETVEFGQKLYRSGDLSKGLPACAGCHGPAGAGVPAQYPRIGGQHADYIETQLKTFRSGERSNDPNKMMRLVAIKMTDAEIKAVADYIAGLH; translated from the coding sequence ATGAGGTCGAAGCATTTCCTGCTGTTGCCGTTGATCCTGTTCACGGGCACGTTGGCACAGGCCAATGAACCTGCCAAGGCGGCACAATTGACACCCAAGGCGGACCTGGTCAAAGGCCAGCAAATTGCCAGCGGTGTTTGCGCTACCTGTCATAATGCCGATGGCAATAGCAGCATTTCCACCAATCCGAAACTCGCCGGACAAAGCGCCGAATATCTCTACAAGCAGTTAAAGAATTTCAGGTCGGTCGATGGCAAGCCCGCCGAACGTCCCAATGCGGTGATGGGCGGCATGGTGATGACGCTCGCCACGGATGATGACATGCGCAATGTCGCCGCATGGTTCGCCTCGCAAACCCAGAAGGGGGGCCAGGCCAAAAACGGGGAAACCGTGGAATTCGGCCAGAAGCTTTATCGCAGCGGCGATCTGAGCAAGGGTCTGCCCGCCTGTGCCGGTTGCCACGGCCCCGCCGGCGCCGGCGTTCCGGCGCAATATCCGCGCATTGGCGGCCAGCATGCGGACTACATCGAAACACAACTGAAGACCTTCCGTTCCGGCGAACGCAGCAACGATCCGAACAAGATGATGCGACTTGTCGCGATCAAGATGACGGATGCCGAAATCAAGGCGGTGGCCGATTACATCGCCGGCCTTCATTAA
- the yihA gene encoding ribosome biogenesis GTP-binding protein YihA/YsxC, which produces MSLFRHAEFEISVASPAGLPPPFAPEIAFAGRSNAGKSSAINTLVGHTRLAFVSKTPGRTQLINVFRMKNGAALVDLPGYGYADVPEKVRRQWGELLENYLTRRPNLSGLVLIMDARRPFTPLDRQMVGWFAPTGKPIHCLLTKADKLTRQEQAKTLSAAKVEAARLGDKITLQLFSSLKKTGMDEAEAAIGTWLDQNPRA; this is translated from the coding sequence ATGTCCTTGTTCCGCCATGCAGAGTTCGAAATTTCGGTCGCCAGCCCCGCCGGCCTGCCGCCGCCGTTTGCGCCCGAAATCGCCTTTGCGGGGCGCTCGAATGCCGGCAAATCCTCGGCCATCAACACCCTGGTCGGTCATACGCGACTGGCCTTCGTGTCGAAGACGCCGGGGCGGACGCAGTTGATCAATGTTTTTCGCATGAAGAATGGCGCGGCCCTGGTGGATTTGCCTGGTTACGGCTATGCCGACGTGCCGGAAAAGGTGCGGCGCCAGTGGGGCGAGTTGCTGGAGAACTATCTGACGCGGCGCCCAAATCTGTCCGGGCTGGTGCTGATCATGGACGCGCGGCGGCCGTTTACTCCGCTGGACCGGCAGATGGTCGGCTGGTTTGCGCCGACTGGCAAGCCGATCCATTGCCTGTTGACCAAGGCCGACAAGCTGACGCGGCAGGAACAGGCCAAAACCTTGAGCGCCGCAAAAGTAGAGGCAGCAAGGCTTGGCGACAAGATAACCCTGCAGTTGTTTTCCAGCCTGAAAAAAACAGGAATGGACGAGGCGGAAGCGGCGATTGGTACGTGGCTGGACCAAAATCCACGAGCGTAG
- the hemB gene encoding porphobilinogen synthase, which yields MNTTGTFPSIRMRRMRRDEFSRRMMRETVLTPADFIYPVFVLEGAARSEPVASMPGVERFSLDRLLPVAERTLKLGVPALALFPVIDSAKKSLDAAEAWNPDGLVPTVVARLKKEFPELGVITDVALDPYTSHGQDGLIDASGYVLNDETIEALTKQALCHAAAGVDVVAPSDMMDGRIGNIRAALDARRHIHTRILAYSAKYASSFYGPFRDALGSAANLGKGDKRTYQMDPGNSDEALREVALDLQEGADMVMIKPGLPYLDIVRRVKDEFGAPTYVYQVSGEYAMLQAAFANGWLERDACLLEALLSCKRAGADGILTYFALEAAELLNKSGKNS from the coding sequence ATGAATACAACAGGGACATTCCCCTCCATCAGGATGCGGCGCATGCGCCGCGACGAGTTTTCACGCCGCATGATGCGCGAGACCGTGTTGACGCCGGCTGATTTTATTTATCCGGTATTCGTGCTCGAAGGCGCGGCGAGGAGTGAGCCGGTGGCATCGATGCCGGGCGTTGAGCGCTTCTCGCTGGACCGGTTGTTGCCGGTCGCCGAGCGCACTCTCAAACTCGGGGTTCCCGCGCTGGCCCTGTTCCCGGTAATCGATAGCGCAAAAAAATCGCTGGATGCTGCGGAAGCCTGGAATCCGGACGGGCTGGTGCCGACCGTGGTGGCGCGCCTGAAAAAGGAATTCCCCGAACTCGGCGTGATTACCGACGTGGCGCTCGACCCCTATACCAGCCACGGGCAGGACGGGCTGATTGATGCCAGCGGCTACGTGCTCAACGACGAGACCATCGAGGCGCTGACGAAACAGGCGCTCTGTCATGCTGCGGCAGGCGTCGATGTGGTGGCGCCCTCGGACATGATGGATGGCCGCATCGGCAACATCCGTGCGGCGCTCGATGCCAGGCGCCATATCCACACGCGCATCCTGGCCTACTCGGCCAAGTACGCCTCGAGTTTCTACGGCCCGTTCCGCGATGCCCTGGGTTCCGCCGCGAATCTGGGCAAGGGCGACAAGCGCACTTACCAGATGGATCCGGGCAATTCCGACGAAGCCCTGCGCGAAGTGGCGCTAGACCTGCAGGAAGGCGCCGACATGGTGATGATCAAGCCCGGCCTGCCTTACCTCGATATCGTGCGTCGGGTGAAGGATGAATTCGGCGCGCCGACCTATGTCTATCAGGTCAGCGGCGAATATGCGATGCTGCAGGCCGCCTTCGCCAATGGCTGGCTCGAGCGCGATGCCTGCCTGCTCGAAGCGCTATTGTCCTGCAAGCGCGCCGGCGCCGACGGCATCCTGACTTACTTCGCCCTTGAGGCCGCAGAGTTATTGAATAAAAGCGGCAAGAACAGTTAA
- the slmA gene encoding nucleoid occlusion factor SlmA produces MAAKPGERKLQILQTIAAMLENPAGEKVTTALLAAKLVVSEAALYRHFASKAQMYEGLIEFIESGIFSVLNQIGVDEESGLRQVELMVATTLRFAQKNRGLTRVLIGDALVHENPRLQVRINQVTDRIEATLKQSLRIAVTQGRLPAEHDVGAHAAILVDYVIGRWHRFVKSGFKNDPMDQWTQHWLLLQR; encoded by the coding sequence ATGGCTGCAAAACCGGGCGAGCGCAAGCTCCAGATACTGCAAACCATCGCCGCGATGCTGGAGAATCCGGCCGGAGAAAAAGTCACCACGGCGCTCCTGGCGGCCAAGCTCGTTGTCTCGGAAGCCGCACTTTACCGCCACTTCGCCAGCAAGGCGCAGATGTACGAGGGCCTCATCGAGTTCATCGAAAGCGGCATTTTCTCGGTGCTGAACCAGATCGGCGTCGACGAGGAATCTGGCCTGCGCCAAGTTGAATTGATGGTGGCCACCACGCTGCGCTTTGCACAAAAAAATCGCGGTTTGACACGGGTATTGATCGGCGACGCGCTGGTGCATGAAAACCCGCGCCTGCAAGTGCGCATCAACCAGGTCACTGACCGCATTGAAGCCACACTGAAGCAAAGTCTGCGCATAGCCGTGACGCAAGGCAGGCTGCCGGCCGAACATGATGTCGGCGCGCATGCAGCGATACTGGTGGACTATGTCATCGGCCGCTGGCACCGCTTCGTCAAGAGCGGTTTCAAGAACGACCCCATGGACCAGTGGACTCAGCACTGGTTATTGCTGCAGCGCTGA
- the argB gene encoding acetylglutamate kinase has product MTAKILPQDKAAILAEALPYIKRFHGRTIVVKYGGNAMTDEKLKQSFARDVVLLKLVGMNPVVVHGGGPQIDDMLKRVGKTGHFIQGMRVTDAETMTVVEMVLGGQVNKEIVNLINQHGGKAVGLTGKDGNFIRAQKLLMPSQEKPGQTVDLGQVGDIVAIDPALIALLDSGAFIPVIAPIGVGEDNETYNINADVVAGKIAEVLRAEKLVLLTNTPGVLDKEGKLLTGITPRQIDDMVADGTLSGGMLPKIGSALDAARSGVKSVHIIDGRVEHALLLEILTDEGVGTLIKSK; this is encoded by the coding sequence ATGACAGCAAAGATTCTGCCGCAGGACAAGGCCGCGATCCTCGCCGAGGCGCTGCCCTACATCAAGCGTTTCCACGGCAGGACCATCGTCGTCAAATACGGCGGCAATGCCATGACGGATGAGAAGCTCAAGCAGAGCTTCGCTCGCGATGTTGTGCTCCTCAAGCTGGTTGGCATGAACCCGGTGGTGGTGCACGGCGGCGGGCCGCAAATCGACGACATGTTGAAACGCGTCGGCAAGACAGGCCATTTCATCCAGGGCATGCGCGTCACCGACGCCGAGACCATGACCGTGGTTGAAATGGTGCTCGGCGGCCAGGTCAACAAGGAGATCGTCAATCTCATCAATCAGCACGGCGGCAAGGCCGTCGGCCTCACCGGCAAAGACGGCAATTTCATTCGCGCCCAAAAACTGCTGATGCCGAGCCAGGAAAAGCCGGGGCAGACGGTTGATTTGGGGCAGGTCGGCGATATCGTCGCCATCGATCCAGCGCTGATCGCCCTGCTCGACAGCGGTGCCTTCATTCCCGTCATTGCCCCGATCGGTGTCGGCGAGGATAACGAAACCTACAACATTAATGCTGATGTCGTGGCCGGCAAGATTGCCGAAGTTCTCAGGGCCGAGAAGCTGGTGCTGCTTACCAACACCCCAGGTGTGCTGGATAAGGAGGGAAAGCTGCTCACTGGCATCACACCAAGACAAATCGACGACATGGTGGCCGACGGGACGCTGTCCGGTGGCATGCTGCCGAAGATCGGCTCTGCACTCGACGCAGCGCGCAGTGGCGTGAAAAGTGTGCATATCATCGACGGCCGCGTCGAACATGCGCTGCTGCTGGAGATTCTGACCGACGAAGGGGTCGGCACTTTGATCAAATCCAAATAA
- a CDS encoding Hsp20/alpha crystallin family protein: MSNLTKRYDPFDELFRGFFVRPVDFGQGREAPELRVDVKENDNAYEVHAELPGVNKEDIHVDIDGAVVAISAERKQEKEIKEGERVLRTERYFGKVSRSFQLAQEIDENQTVARYNNGVLELTLPKKTAVQARRITIQ, encoded by the coding sequence ATGAGCAATCTGACAAAACGTTACGATCCGTTTGACGAACTGTTCCGCGGATTTTTTGTTCGCCCCGTGGATTTCGGCCAGGGCCGTGAAGCGCCGGAACTGCGCGTTGATGTGAAGGAAAACGACAATGCCTACGAGGTGCATGCCGAATTGCCGGGCGTGAACAAAGAAGATATCCACGTCGACATCGACGGCGCCGTGGTGGCGATCTCCGCCGAGCGCAAGCAGGAGAAGGAAATCAAGGAAGGCGAGCGCGTCCTGCGCACAGAGCGCTACTTTGGCAAGGTATCGCGCAGCTTCCAGTTGGCGCAGGAAATCGACGAAAACCAGACCGTCGCCAGGTACAACAATGGCGTGCTGGAACTGACGCTGCCGAAGAAGACCGCCGTACAAGCCAGGCGCATCACGATTCAGTAA
- a CDS encoding cysteine-rich CWC family protein, with amino-acid sequence MSSEIHENSRCPKCGAEFRCGAKSGEKTCWCMAQPVLADADTDARDCYCPQCLKELLASKGI; translated from the coding sequence ATGTCTTCCGAAATACATGAAAACAGCCGCTGCCCGAAGTGCGGCGCCGAATTCCGCTGCGGTGCAAAATCGGGCGAGAAGACCTGCTGGTGTATGGCACAACCGGTATTGGCTGATGCAGATACCGATGCAAGAGACTGCTACTGTCCGCAATGCCTCAAGGAGTTGTTGGCCTCAAAGGGAATATGA
- the nudB gene encoding dihydroneopterin triphosphate diphosphatase, translated as MKYKIPVSVLVVIHTPALDVLLLERAKHPGFWQSVTGSIEEGEVLLDTAQREVHEETGIDASASEFVAWNVVNNFRISLSPERFAPDVTHNRENVFSLCVPAVMPIRLAPDEHLAYRWLPFREAAAECFSWTNRDAILMLPLIFPLRPTTP; from the coding sequence ATGAAATACAAAATACCGGTCTCCGTGCTCGTGGTGATTCATACTCCCGCGCTTGACGTGCTGTTGCTGGAGCGCGCCAAACACCCCGGCTTCTGGCAGTCGGTGACGGGCAGCATTGAAGAAGGCGAAGTCCTGCTCGACACGGCGCAACGCGAGGTACATGAGGAAACCGGTATCGATGCATCCGCGAGCGAGTTCGTGGCATGGAATGTCGTCAACAACTTCCGCATCTCGCTTTCGCCGGAGCGCTTCGCGCCCGATGTCACCCATAACCGGGAGAACGTTTTCAGCCTCTGCGTGCCAGCGGTGATGCCGATACGACTGGCACCCGATGAGCATCTTGCCTATCGTTGGTTACCGTTCCGTGAAGCTGCGGCAGAATGTTTTTCATGGACCAACCGCGACGCGATCCTCATGTTGCCGCTCATATTCCCTTTGAGGCCAACAACTCCTTGA
- the aspS gene encoding aspartate--tRNA ligase: protein MRTHYCGQLNASLIDQTVTLCGWAHRRRDHGGVIFIDLRDRAGLAQVVCDPDRAEMFALAESVRNEFVLRVTGKVRHRPAGTVNANLASGEIEILCHELEILNPAVTPPFSLDDDNLSENVRLTHRVIDLRRPQMQKNLMLRYRTTMAFRRFLDANGFIDIETPMLTKSTPEGARDYLVPSRVQPGQFFALPQSPQLFKQLLMVAGFDRYYQIVKCFRDEDLRADRQPEFTQVDIETSFMDEQQIMALMEAMIRTVFEETLAVELPNPFPRMSYAEAMQRYGSDKPDLRVTLELVDVTDAVADVAFKVFSGPASSGGRVAALRIPNGASLTRSEIDGYAEFVKIYGAKGLAYIKVNDASKLNEEGLQSPIVKNLHAAALKAIVERTGAQSGDLIFFGADKTKIVNDAIGALRIKLGHEKGYLNGKAWEPLWVVDFPMFEYDEEGKRWNACHHPFTAPKAGHEDFLATDPGRCLAKAYDLALNGSEIGGGSVRIHREEVQSKVFRALGIGAEEARLKFGFLLDALKYGAPPHGGLAFGLDRIVTMMTGAESIRDVIAFPKTQRAQCLLTDAPSPVDEKQLRELHIRLRQKVETQVEVGKS from the coding sequence ATGCGTACTCACTACTGCGGCCAGCTCAATGCCAGCCTGATCGATCAAACCGTCACCCTCTGCGGCTGGGCCCATCGCCGCCGCGACCATGGCGGCGTCATTTTCATCGACCTGCGCGACCGCGCAGGCCTGGCGCAGGTTGTCTGCGATCCGGATCGCGCGGAAATGTTCGCGCTGGCCGAAAGCGTGCGCAACGAGTTTGTCCTGCGCGTCACCGGCAAGGTGCGCCACCGCCCGGCCGGCACCGTGAATGCCAATCTGGCTTCGGGTGAAATCGAAATCCTTTGCCACGAACTGGAGATACTGAATCCCGCCGTCACGCCGCCGTTCTCGCTCGACGATGACAATCTGTCCGAGAACGTGCGCCTGACCCATCGCGTCATCGATCTGCGCCGTCCGCAGATGCAGAAGAACCTGATGCTGCGTTATCGCACCACGATGGCGTTCCGCCGCTTTCTCGACGCCAACGGCTTCATTGACATCGAGACACCGATGCTGACCAAGAGCACGCCCGAAGGTGCGCGCGACTATCTGGTGCCGTCGCGCGTACAGCCGGGGCAGTTCTTCGCCTTGCCGCAATCGCCGCAACTATTCAAGCAGTTGCTGATGGTGGCCGGTTTCGATCGCTACTACCAGATCGTCAAGTGTTTCCGCGACGAAGACCTGCGCGCCGACCGCCAGCCCGAATTCACCCAGGTCGATATCGAAACCTCGTTCATGGATGAGCAGCAGATCATGGCCCTGATGGAGGCGATGATCCGCACGGTATTCGAGGAAACACTCGCCGTCGAACTGCCGAATCCCTTTCCGCGCATGAGCTATGCTGAAGCCATGCAGCGTTATGGTTCAGACAAGCCCGATCTGCGCGTAACGCTGGAACTGGTCGATGTCACCGATGCCGTGGCCGACGTCGCCTTCAAGGTATTCAGCGGTCCCGCCAGCTCCGGTGGTCGCGTCGCCGCACTGCGTATTCCGAACGGCGCCAGCCTGACCCGCAGCGAGATCGACGGCTACGCCGAATTCGTCAAAATCTACGGCGCCAAGGGCCTGGCTTATATCAAGGTCAACGATGCATCGAAGCTCAACGAGGAAGGCCTGCAATCGCCCATCGTCAAGAACCTGCATGCCGCAGCGCTGAAGGCCATCGTCGAGCGCACCGGCGCGCAATCCGGCGACCTGATTTTCTTCGGCGCCGACAAGACCAAGATCGTCAATGACGCCATCGGCGCGCTGCGCATCAAGCTTGGCCACGAAAAGGGTTATCTCAATGGCAAGGCATGGGAGCCGCTCTGGGTGGTGGATTTCCCGATGTTCGAGTACGACGAGGAGGGCAAGCGCTGGAATGCCTGCCACCATCCCTTCACCGCGCCCAAGGCCGGCCATGAGGATTTCCTCGCAACCGATCCGGGCAGGTGTCTGGCCAAGGCCTACGACCTGGCCCTCAACGGCTCGGAAATCGGCGGCGGCTCGGTGCGTATCCACCGCGAAGAAGTGCAGAGCAAGGTGTTCCGCGCCCTCGGCATCGGCGCCGAGGAGGCCCGGCTCAAGTTCGGCTTCCTGCTCGATGCGCTCAAGTACGGCGCACCACCGCACGGCGGCCTCGCCTTCGGCCTCGATCGCATCGTTACCATGATGACGGGTGCCGAGTCGATTCGCGACGTGATCGCCTTCCCCAAGACCCAGCGCGCGCAATGCCTGCTCACCGATGCACCGTCGCCGGTCGATGAGAAGCAGTTGCGCGAATTGCATATCCGCCTGCGGCAGAAGGTGGAAACGCAAGTAGAAGTCGGCAAATCCTGA
- a CDS encoding DUF502 domain-containing protein, whose translation MKKYFITGLLIWVPLVITLWVLATIIRTMDQSLLLLPEASRPEHLMGFYLPGIGVVLTLLVVLVSGVVATNIVGQRFLLFWESLLSRIPVVKSVYHSVKQVSDTLLGNSGVGLRKVLLVRYPHPEAWSIAFQTNIPVSEVSAACADEMVGVFIPTAPSPVNGFFFFVRKRDTIELDMSVDSALKYIISMGVVAPTALHPATHAQNE comes from the coding sequence CTGAAAAAATATTTCATTACCGGGCTGCTGATTTGGGTGCCGCTGGTGATCACCCTGTGGGTACTCGCCACGATCATCCGCACCATGGATCAATCGCTGCTGCTGTTGCCGGAAGCGTCGCGTCCCGAGCACCTGATGGGTTTCTACCTGCCCGGAATCGGCGTCGTGCTGACGCTGCTCGTGGTCCTCGTCAGCGGCGTTGTCGCGACCAACATTGTCGGGCAGCGTTTTCTGCTGTTCTGGGAAAGCCTGCTATCGCGCATCCCGGTCGTCAAATCGGTTTATCACAGCGTCAAGCAGGTGAGCGACACGCTACTGGGCAATAGCGGCGTTGGCTTGCGCAAAGTGCTGCTGGTGCGTTATCCGCACCCCGAAGCCTGGTCGATCGCTTTCCAGACCAATATCCCGGTCAGCGAAGTCTCAGCCGCGTGCGCGGATGAAATGGTCGGGGTCTTCATTCCGACTGCGCCCAGCCCGGTCAACGGCTTTTTCTTTTTCGTGCGCAAACGCGACACGATAGAACTCGACATGAGTGTCGACAGCGCCCTTAAATACATCATCTCCATGGGAGTCGTCGCCCCAACCGCGCTACATCCTGCCACTCACGCCCAGAACGAATAG
- a CDS encoding FmdB family zinc ribbon protein, whose product MPIYAYRCTACGFEKDVLQKLSDAPLNTCPECHVDSFAKQVTAAGFQLKGSGWYATDFKGGSKPAAQSKPDAAVPPCQGGTGACPSSCS is encoded by the coding sequence ATGCCTATTTACGCATATCGCTGCACAGCATGCGGTTTCGAAAAAGACGTTCTGCAAAAATTGAGTGATGCGCCGCTCAATACCTGTCCCGAATGCCATGTCGACAGCTTTGCAAAGCAAGTGACCGCCGCTGGTTTCCAGCTCAAGGGCAGCGGCTGGTACGCAACCGACTTCAAGGGCGGTAGCAAACCGGCGGCACAATCCAAGCCCGATGCTGCAGTACCTCCTTGTCAAGGCGGCACTGGCGCCTGCCCCTCATCGTGCAGTTGA
- a CDS encoding prepilin peptidase has translation MLTVLQDPFSLIILSAVFGLIVGSFLNVVIHRLPKMMERDWQCQCAELRGETLPNAEKFTLAAPRSRCPHCGHAISAIENIPVLSYLFLKGRCRECKASISLRYPLVELLTAALFGLAAWRLGYSAATLGAMFFCAVAIALSFIDFDTQLLPDDLTLPLLWAGLLFNLWGTYTNLASAVVGVIAGYLSLWSVYWGFKLLTGKEGMGYGDFKLLAAIGAWVGWQVLPLTILLSSLVGALVGIALIVVARHGRNVPIPFGPYLAAAGVIALFWGKPLTQVYLGSVLRG, from the coding sequence ATGCTCACTGTTCTTCAGGATCCATTCAGCTTGATCATTCTTTCAGCCGTGTTTGGCTTGATTGTGGGCAGTTTTCTGAATGTCGTGATCCATCGCCTGCCGAAAATGATGGAACGAGACTGGCAGTGCCAATGCGCCGAGTTGCGCGGCGAAACGCTGCCCAACGCCGAAAAGTTCACGCTGGCTGCGCCGCGCTCGCGTTGCCCGCATTGCGGCCATGCGATTTCGGCAATCGAGAACATTCCCGTCCTCAGCTACCTGTTCCTCAAGGGCCGCTGTCGCGAGTGCAAAGCGTCCATCAGCCTGCGTTACCCACTGGTGGAACTATTGACCGCCGCGCTATTCGGTCTCGCCGCATGGCGCTTAGGTTATTCCGCCGCGACGCTGGGAGCGATGTTTTTCTGCGCCGTCGCCATCGCCCTGAGCTTCATCGACTTCGATACCCAACTGCTGCCCGACGACCTGACGCTGCCCCTGCTTTGGGCCGGCCTGCTGTTCAATTTGTGGGGCACTTACACAAACCTCGCCAGCGCGGTGGTTGGCGTCATTGCCGGCTATCTCTCGCTGTGGTCGGTCTATTGGGGCTTCAAGCTGTTAACCGGCAAGGAGGGAATGGGCTACGGTGACTTCAAGCTGCTCGCCGCTATCGGCGCCTGGGTCGGCTGGCAGGTGCTGCCGTTGACGATATTGCTTTCGTCCCTGGTCGGCGCGCTGGTCGGCATTGCCTTGATCGTGGTGGCGCGCCACGGCCGCAATGTGCCGATTCCGTTCGGACCTTATCTCGCCGCCGCCGGCGTCATTGCCCTGTTCTGGGGCAAACCGCTGACACAAGTCTATCTGGGCAGCGTGCTGCGGGGTTGA
- a CDS encoding type II secretion system F family protein, whose product MAAAKKTAQKEFIYSWKGKDRSGKAIGGEMRATGEVAVQTTLRRQGFIVTKIKKQSARSGGKVEEKDIVLFTRQLATMMKAGVPLLQSFDIVAKGSSNAAVTRLLIEIKTDIETGSNLNSAFRKHPLYFDALYCNLVGAGEQAGILESLLDRLATYKEKSLALKKKIKGAMSYPITILTVAFIVTAIIMIFVVPQFKSVFSSFGADLPGPTLVVIAMSEFFVAYWWAVFGGIGGAIFGFIYVKKRSLAVQIAMDRMVLKLPLFGPLLQKAIIARWTRTLATMFAAGVPLVESLESVGGAAGNYVYKVATKQIQNEISTGNTLVAAMQNSNVFPSMVLQMVAIGEESGALDSMLGKVADFFEAEVDDAVENLTALMEPMIMAILGVVIGGIVIAMYLPIFKLGSVVGG is encoded by the coding sequence ATGGCCGCTGCGAAAAAAACCGCGCAAAAAGAATTTATCTACTCTTGGAAGGGCAAGGACCGCTCCGGGAAGGCCATTGGCGGTGAAATGCGGGCGACGGGCGAAGTGGCTGTCCAGACTACCCTGCGCCGCCAGGGATTTATTGTTACCAAGATCAAGAAGCAGTCGGCGCGAAGCGGCGGCAAGGTCGAGGAGAAGGACATTGTTCTATTCACGCGCCAACTGGCCACCATGATGAAGGCCGGCGTACCTTTGCTGCAATCTTTCGATATCGTCGCCAAGGGATCCAGCAACGCCGCCGTAACCCGCCTGCTGATCGAGATCAAGACGGATATCGAAACCGGCTCGAACCTGAACTCGGCTTTCCGCAAGCACCCGCTTTACTTCGACGCGCTCTACTGCAATCTGGTCGGAGCGGGGGAACAGGCCGGGATACTGGAGTCCCTGCTCGATCGTCTTGCCACCTACAAGGAAAAGTCCCTTGCGCTGAAAAAGAAAATCAAGGGAGCGATGAGCTATCCGATCACGATTCTGACGGTAGCTTTCATTGTGACCGCCATCATCATGATTTTCGTGGTGCCGCAATTCAAGAGCGTGTTCTCCAGTTTCGGCGCCGACCTCCCGGGACCGACCCTGGTGGTCATCGCCATGTCGGAGTTTTTCGTCGCTTACTGGTGGGCGGTGTTCGGCGGTATTGGCGGCGCCATTTTCGGTTTCATCTACGTCAAGAAAAGGTCGCTGGCGGTCCAGATCGCCATGGACCGAATGGTACTCAAACTCCCCTTGTTCGGCCCTCTCCTGCAAAAAGCCATCATTGCGCGTTGGACCCGGACGCTGGCAACCATGTTTGCGGCGGGTGTCCCGCTGGTGGAGTCGCTGGAGTCGGTTGGCGGCGCGGCGGGCAACTATGTCTATAAAGTAGCCACCAAGCAGATCCAGAACGAGATCAGTACCGGCAATACGCTTGTTGCAGCAATGCAGAACTCAAACGTGTTTCCGAGCATGGTATTGCAGATGGTCGCCATCGGCGAAGAATCCGGCGCCCTGGACAGTATGCTGGGCAAGGTGGCCGATTTCTTCGAGGCCGAGGTTGACGATGCGGTCGAGAACCTCACTGCGCTGATGGAACCCATGATTATGGCCATCCTGGGCGTGGTTATCGGCGGCATCGTCATCGCCATGTATCTGCCGATCTTCAAGCTCGGTTCCGTCGTCGGCGGTTGA